Part of the Virgibacillus natechei genome is shown below.
AATCACCAAGGCCAACCCATTTAAAAAGATATATAAACGGGAGGAATACCCATATTAAGGGCAGTAATTTGGCAATTTCAATTAAAGCGTTATACCCTTTATACCAATGATCTGCCTGCTGTACATATAGTTGTTTTTCCATATCCTTTGGGTAATGATGAAGCTTTCGAAAGGAATGAAAGCTGAGCTTGTTTCTCCAGTCTAATTTCTTCCAAATTGTCGATGAAGAGGTACATATTTTGCAAAAGCTATCATAGTAAACGATCACTTTACCGCCTCCATTCTATGTTTATTTTATCATTTACATTCGTTTATTAAAAGTAGTGTGAACATAAATAAAGATGCCTCCGTGAGAGGCATCTTTATTAGTTTTTCTGCTGTTGTCTAGCCTTCGTCCAGTTAATTAGTCCACCGTGTAAAACAATATCTTTTTGACGAGGAGTGAGGTTGTGCTCAACTTTAATTTCTTCTTGCTTATCCTGTAGTTTGGCGGTTAGAGAATCGCCTTGCTGTAATTGGTTTCGGAGATCATTGAATGCAAGGACTTCGCCTTCTTTCAACTTATCGTAATCCTCTTCATTTGC
Proteins encoded:
- a CDS encoding thiol-disulfide oxidoreductase DCC family protein yields the protein MIVYYDSFCKICTSSSTIWKKLDWRNKLSFHSFRKLHHYPKDMEKQLYVQQADHWYKGYNALIEIAKLLPLIWVFLPFIYLFKWVGLGDFIYRKIANNRKLVPVNQCKNGDTCMISTKQK